The Raphanus sativus cultivar WK10039 unplaced genomic scaffold, ASM80110v3 Scaffold2130, whole genome shotgun sequence DNA segment TCCTTCCTCACATCTGCAACATCCAACCACAATGTACAGCAGGATTCGCTTGGTTGCGAAGTCGAGTTTCTCCACCACGAGGCTCCTGTCTTCAGTCGCTTCCACGGATACACTGGAGGAGATACTGAGAAAGAACGGTCCACGACTCAGTGTCCCCTCTCTGCTTCAGCAACGCGTCGACTCGGGTCACCCCGTCACGCTATCGGAGCTCCGGTTCATCTCCAAGCGCCTAATCAGATCAAACCGTCACGATCTCGCACTCCAGGTTTTCCAAAGTCTCTagctttattattattaaacagAGAGAAACAATCAAgtttagcttctttttttttttaaacgttgTGTATCAGATGATGGAGTGGATGGAGACTCGAAAAGATGTTCACTTTAGTGCAGAAGACACTGCTCTTAAGCTGGAACTGATCATTAAAAACCATGGCTTGAAACGAGCTGAGGAATACTTCGAGCAGCTTCGAAGCAGCTCTGTTTCGCTGAAAGCAGCTTACCTTCCTCTCCTTCGTGGCTACGTTAAAGGTAGATTGGTTAAGGAAGCGGAAGCTCTCATGGAGAAGCTGAACGAGCTGGGGTTTCTTGTAACTCCACACCCGTTCAACGAGATGATGAAGCTTTACGAAGCGACTCGTCAGTACGAGAAAGTAGCGATGGTGATTGCGTTGATGAAGAGGAACAAAATACCGAGGAACGTTCTCTCTTACAATCTCTGGATGAACGCGTGCGGCTGCGAAGCATCGGGTGGTGTTGGAGGTGTGGAGAGTGTTTATGGGGAGATGGTTGGTGACAAGAGCGTTGAAGTTGGGTGGAGCTCGTTGTGTACGCTAGGGAGTGTCTATGTTAAGTTTGGTTTTGTTGATAAGGCTAAGTTGGTGCTTGAGAGTGCGGAGAAGAAGTTGAACAGGAGCAATAGGCTTGGATACTTCTTCCTCATCACGCTTTATGCTTCTTTAGGAGATAAGAAAGGAGTTGTTCGTCTGTGGGAAGGTTCCAAGTCTGTTTCTGGGAGGATGACTTGTGCGAACTACATATGTGTGTTGTCATCTTTGGTGAAACTTGGCGATCTTGCGGAGGCTGAGAGGGTCTTCGAGGAGTGGGAGGAGAATTGCTGTAACTATGATGTTAGAGTCTCCAATGTTCTCTTGGGTGGTTATGTGCGTAATGGACTGATCCGGGAAGCCGAGTCTCTGCACAACCGTGTGTTGGAGAGAGGAGGTAAGCCAAACTACAAGACTTGGGAGATTTTGATGGAGGGATGGGTGAAATGTCAGAGTATGGAGAAAGCTATAGATGCTATGCACAAAGCATTTGAACTAATGAAGGGATGCCATTGGAGACCGACTCAAAGAATTGTCATGGCTATTGCTGAGTACTTTGAGAAGGAGGAGATGATCAAAGAAGCAAACACATATGTTAGAGATTTACATCGTCTTGGTCTTGCAAGCTTGTCTTTATACAGATTGCTACTTAGAATGCATGAGCATGTCCAGAGGCCAGCTTCTCACATCTATGATATGATGAAGCTGGACAACATTCAAATTGGCTGAGGAGAGTTGATTGTAACCTTGTATGCAAGAAAGTGCAACTTCCAAACATGTCCTTTATAATGCATTCATgtctacaacaaaaaaaaaaaaaagagatttcaCATGGTAAAAAGCATTTTTTACATTCAATACATAAGTTAAAAAATGGACTCCTTATATTTTGTAACTGCAGCCTTCTTCTAATATATAGTGAGAGGCCAAATATGACTTTGTTTAAACCATACAGCATCTGATCAAAAGCAAATCTCAGCTCCGTTACCACCAATTGATGCAGTGAAGCACTGAAAACCGCTGGACTCAAGCTCCTCAACCACTTTGTCCACCACCGTCCCTGAAACCATTTAGATTACCACGGAGGGACTGTCAAGggacaaaacaaaaatcaaagatTTCAAGAATGATTGAACATTTCTGAAAAAAGGATAACCTGTTGGTAACAGAGTAAGGACACAgccgccacctccagctccagTCAGTTTTGAGGTAAGATTGTGCTTGAGCGTGGTTCGGATCACGGTATCAATCGAGCTGTGGCTGACCCCATTGACTGCAGCAAGCCTTGGTTAACCTCCATGAGTTCTTTTATACTCTCTTCTTTCTCAGTAACCGGGATCTCCTCTTTAGATTGGATGATCGAAGCTAGCTCTTTACTTATAGAGTCCACGGCACTGAACACAGACTTCATAGCATCTGGGTGTCTGACTGTTCTCTCTGAAACCCCAGAGACCAGAGCTTTGGTGTTCCGTCCCACTTTAGTGTTGGTGATTAGCATTCTCAGAGGCATGTTTGACTGTAACCGAGTTATCTCCCCTGAGCAGAACTTGATCATGTTGCCTGCAAAAGAAACAGCAAAACAGATATGGTTTCCCTCCTAACGTATAGAATTTGGATGTTTTACAGTCATTAAGACTAACCGTATGCACTGACGGTGTTATCTATCCCGGAAGGCTTCCCGTGGATGATCTTTTCGCCTTCAAACGCCCATTTATTCAGCAACTCGAGATTGGTTTCATCTAGACAAGTCCAACCTTCACCACGAGTTTTGTCTGAGATAGAAGATGCGATGAGAGCAGCTGTTAGAGCTACACAGAAAGCTGCTGATGAACCAAGGCCAGATCCGTATGGAAGCTCCGTTGTAATGATGACTGTAGCTGgactaaatctaaaaaaaaacacaacaagaAGAGTCAAGGACTCTGGAAAATCTCTTCGAGTTCAAATTGTATTGAGTGTTTTCTTTACCCAAGGATACTGGTGTATAACCAGAGGAAGGTGGAGATCCCAGCGGACAGCCAGATTTTTTCTTCTGGAATATTTTGCTCTTCAACCAAAACGGCAATTGATTTAAGAATCTCGCCTGAACATGAAGCTGGTGTAGAAGTGCTTGAATCAGAAGGAATCACTTCTTTGAGTCTGGCTATGGACCAGGAAAATTCCAAGGACAGGTCCTTGAGCTGAAGTGTAAGCCTATCATTGTTCTCAGCAGCTGTCAGAAGAaggaaaatgtaaaaataaatgcTTTCAGATTTGTTTCTacatttgggaaaaaaaaagcaTCAAATATTACTTGTTCTATATTTGATCTGAAACCATCAGGTACTAATGTCAAGTCAATTCAAGTCCAGCAAGCAACGCACGCACGCCTAGAATGAATAACCCTTAACACAAACTCAATCCCATTGATACTACCTCTACTTGGAACATGGACAACCATAG contains these protein-coding regions:
- the LOC130505255 gene encoding pentatricopeptide repeat-containing protein At5g27460-like yields the protein MYSRIRLVAKSSFSTTRLLSSVASTDTLEEILRKNGPRLSVPSLLQQRVDSGHPVTLSELRFISKRLIRSNRHDLALQMMEWMETRKDVHFSAEDTALKLELIIKNHGLKRAEEYFEQLRSSSVSLKAAYLPLLRGYVKGRLVKEAEALMEKLNELGFLVTPHPFNEMMKLYEATRQYEKVAMVIALMKRNKIPRNVLSYNLWMNACGCEASGGVGGVESVYGEMVGDKSVEVGWSSLCTLGSVYVKFGFVDKAKLVLESAEKKLNRSNRLGYFFLITLYASLGDKKGVVRLWEGSKSVSGRMTCANYICVLSSLVKLGDLAEAERVFEEWEENCCNYDVRVSNVLLGGYVRNGLIREAESLHNRVLERGGKPNYKTWEILMEGWVKCQSMEKAIDAMHKAFELMKGCHWRPTQRIVMAIAEYFEKEEMIKEANTYVRDLHRLGLASLSLYRLLLRMHEHVQRPASHIYDMMKLDNIQIG